A single genomic interval of Hoplias malabaricus isolate fHopMal1 chromosome 7, fHopMal1.hap1, whole genome shotgun sequence harbors:
- the eif2b2 gene encoding translation initiation factor eIF-2B subunit beta, with product MPGADKETDLCERVELFLSELKRGGRGSGETARSTAALLRRITAQARWSSAGDLMEIIRKEGRRMTAAQPSETTVGNMVRRVLKIIREEYARSRGSSEEADQQESLHKLLTSGGSSEENFRQHFPPLKANVIEAINELLTELEGTTDNIAMQALEHIHSNEVIMTIGRSRTVEAFLKDAARKRKFHVICAECAPFCQGHEMATSLSKDGIETTVIPDAAIFAVMSRVNKVIIGTQTVLANGGLRAVNGTHTLALAAKHHSTPLIVCAPMFKLSPQFPNEEDTFHKFVSPQEVLPFTEGEILSKVNAHCPVFDYVPPELITLFISNIGGNAPSYIYRLMSELYHPEDHEL from the exons ATGCCGGGCGCGGATAAAGAGACGGACCTGTGCGAGCGGGTAGAGCTGTTTCTGTCCGAGTTAAAGCGCGGGGGACGGGGCTCAGGAGAGACCGCTCGCAGCACGGCGGCGCTACTGCGCAGAATCACCGCGCAGGCGCGCTGGAGCAGCGCAG GGGACCTGATGGAGATCATTCGTAAAGAAGGCCGGAGGATGACCGCCGCTCAGCCGTCAGAGACCACGGTGGGAAATATGGTGCGGCGAGTTCTGAAAATCATCCGCGAGGAATACGCCAG GTCCCGGGGCAGCAGCGAGGAGGCGGATCAGCAGGAGTCTCTCCACAAACTGCTCACGTCCGGCGGCTCCAGCGAGGAGAACTTCCGCCAGCACTTCCCTCCGCTCAAGGCCAACGTCATCGAGGCCATCAACGAGCTGCTCACCGAACTGG AGGGCACCACAGACAACATCGCGATGCAGGCCCTGGAGCACATCCACTCCAACGAGGTGATCATGACCATCGGACGCTCGCGCACCGTCGAAGCCTTCCTCAAAGACGCCGCACGCAAACGCAAATTCCATGTCATTTGCGCTGAGTGCGCCCCCTTCTGCCAG GGGCACGAGATGGCGACGAGTCTCTCCAAAGACGGAATCGAGACGACGGTGATCCCCGACGCAGCAATATTCGCCGTCATGTCCAGGGTCAATAAG GTGATCATCGGTACTCAGACGGTTCTAGCTAACGGAGGACTGAGAGCCGTGAACGGAACCCACACACTCGCTCTCGCCGCGAAAcaccactccactccgctcatCGTGTGCGCCCCCATGTTCAAGCTCTCTCCTCAG TTTCCGAACGAAGAGGACACCTTTCACAAGTTCGTTTCTCCACAAGAAGTGCTTCCTTTCACTGAAG gtgaGATCCTGTCGAAGGTGAACGCTCACTGCCCCGTGTTTGACTACGTCCCTCCAGAGTTAATCACACTGTTCATCTCCAACATCGGCGGAAACGCTCCGTCGTACATCTACAGACTGATGAGTGAACTCTACCACCCCGAGGACCACGAGCTGTAA
- the zc3h14 gene encoding zinc finger CCCH domain-containing protein 14 isoform X1, with amino-acid sequence MEIGTEISKKIRAAIKGKLQELGAYVDEELPDYIMVMVANKKSAQQMADDLSLFLGNNTIKFTVWLHGVLDKLRSAAVEPSSFRPQLLHSDSGSSSRDERRVEESRTLAVSSSRSDRLEGRVSSSAHEQHTRRISSDKSSSRLTSAVKPLVEPVSSEAIIDLKPDLDYDLIAMDPVTPAPRLVPERVRPPGVSTNRGSERTTDSYRSTEVSRGHERSTLSYGRSYRDGGGKEELSRKRKAPVASSVVRVHRAHERGEEPEDEEDEDVEDYGLASRVSLPSKPERKPSLPPAKQANKNLILKAISEAQESISKTTTAYTIPQRQTVPVAPQTRCASDEMNRAAIRLVQEHLHALLPQETQPSTHTAQPRSLASRLQLEFPEESAESNSDYELQLLETARIKALDTRSFIVRKPDLEPQPIRTRLGAVTQSEAPPSAPRTVQSREKSEGVGGSSPKFIVTLDGVPSPLASLSEQEMDADDSAPSAAVTSDPPGGRRPRAAVQLDLSADPAPLDGGMEGEEEMEVESVPVKRQKVMERCRFWPACKSGDECVYHHPTTQCKTFPSCVYGEKCLFIHPNCKYDAKCSKADCPYTHVSRRALAPPPRTVPSQSSSVCRFFPHCKKMDCPFYHPKPCRFAAHCKRAGCTFYHPTASVPPRHALKWTKTQTG; translated from the exons ATGGAAATCGGGACGGAGATAAGTAAAAAGATCAGG GCGGCCATTAAAGGGAAGCTGCAGGAGCTGGGGGCGTATGTGG ACGAGGAGCTTCCAGACTACATCATGGTGATGGTGGCGAATAAGAAAAGCGCTCAGCAGATGGCGGACGATCTGTCGCTGTTTCTGGGAAACAACACCATCAAGTTCACAGTGTG GTTGCACGGAGTCCTGGACAAGCTGAGGTCCGCTGCAGTGG AGCCCTCGTCTTTCCGTCCTCAGCTGCTCCACTCTGACTCCGGCTCTTCCTCTCGAGACGAGCGCAGGGTGGAGGAGTCTCGAACCCTCGCTGTCTCCAGCTCACGATCCGATAGGCTGGAGGGACGGGTCTCTAGCTCCGCCCACGAGCAGCACACAAG gcgtATTTCCTCTGATAAATCCTCCTCCAGGTTGACGtctgctgtgaagcctctggttGAACCCGTTTCCTCTGAAGCCATCATCGACCTGAAGCCGGACCTGGACTACGACCTCATCGCCATGGACCCCGTGACCCCGGCCCCTCGCCTCGTCCCAGAGAGGGTGCGGCCTCCCGGGGTATCGACCAATCGCGGCTCTGAACGGACCACGGACAGCTACAGGTCGACAGAGGTCAGCCGAGGTCACGAGAGGTCAACTCTGTCATACGGGCGGAGCTACAGAGACGGGGGCGGCAAG GAGGAGTTGTCTCGTAAGCGGAAGGCTCCCGTGGCCAGTTCCGTGGTCCGAGTTCACCGAGCTCACGAGCGAGGCGAGGAGCCGGAGGACGAGGAGGACGAGGATGTGGAAGACTACGGCCTGGCCAGCAGAGTCTCCCTGCCGTCCAAACCCGAGCGCAA ACCGTCTCTGCCTCCAGCGAAGCAGGCGAATAAAAATCTTATCCTCAAAGCCATCTCTGAGGCGCAGGAGTCCATCAGCAAGACCACCACTGCTTACacga ttCCTCAGAGACAGACGGTTCCGGTGGCTCCTCAGACACGCTGTGCGAGTGATGAGATGAACAGAGCTGCGATCCGATTGGTTCAGGAGCATCTCCACGCCCTCCTCCCTCAGGAAACTCaacccagcacacacacag CTCAGCCTCGCTCTCTGGCGTCTCGGCTCCAGCTGGAGTTCCCTGAGGAGAGCGCGGAGTCGAACAGTGATTACG AGCTGCAGCTGTTGGAGACGGCGAGGATCAAGGCCCTGGACACGCGCTCCTTCATCGTCAGGAAACCAGATCTCGagcctcagccaatcagaacacggCTGGGGGCTGTCACTCAGAGCGAGGCTCCGCCCAGCGCTCCACGCACAGTTCAGAGCAG ggagaAGTCTGAAGGAGTGGGAGGCTCTAGTCCGAAGTTTATCGTGACGCTGGATGGCGTACCGAGTCCTTTGGCCAGTTTATCCGAGCAGGAAATGGATGCTGATGACTCCGCCCCCAGTGCCGCTGTGACCTCTGACCCTCCGGGGGGGCGCAGGCCCAGAGCGGCGGTGCAGCTCGACCTCAGCGCGGACCCCGCGCCCCTCG atggagggatggagggggaggaggagatggaggtggAATCTGTTCCGGTGAAACGACAGAAGGTTATGGAGAGATGCAGGTTTTGGCCGGCGTGCAAGAGCGGAGACGAGTGTGTTTACCATCACCCCACAACACAGTGCaa gacGTTTCCGAGCTGTGTGTACGGAGAGAAGTGTCTGTTCATCCACCCGAACTGTAAATACGATGCGAAGTGCTCTAAAGCCGACTGTCCGTACACACACGTCAGCAGGAGAGCcctggccccgccccctcgcaCAG TAccgtctcagtccagcagtgtgtgCCGTTTCTTTCCTCACTGTAAAAAGATGGACTGTCCCTTCTATCACCCCAAA ccGTGTCGCTTCGCAGCTCACTGTAAAAGAGCAGGATGCACCTTCTACCACCCGACAGCGTCTGTACCTCCCAGACACGCGTTAAAGTGGACCAAGACACagacagg GTGA
- the tmed10 gene encoding transmembrane emp24 domain-containing protein 10, whose translation MARLGLFLLLALVCDSVSSISFFLPVRTRKCLKEEIHKDVLVTGEYEISEQPNTKTNLKITDSSGHILYSKEEATKGKFAFTTEDYDMFEVCFESKSQMAIGRVPDQLINLDMKHGVEAKNYEEIAKVEKLKPLEVELRRLEDLSESIVNDFAYMKKREEEMRDTNESTNTRVLYFSIFSMCCLIGLATWQVFYLRRFFKAKKLIE comes from the exons ATGGCGCGGCTCGGGTTGTTTCTGCTGCTGGCGCTGGTTTGTGACTCGGTTTCTTCAATATCGTTCTTCTTACCGGTGCGGACGAGGAAATGTCTGAAGGAGGAGATCCACAAGGATGTGTTGGTGACGGGGGAATATGAAATTAGCGAACAGCCGAACACAAAAACTAATCTGAAG ATCACAGACTCCTCCGGACACATCCTTTACTCCAAAGAAGAAGCCACTAAAGGCAAATTCGCCTTCACCACTGAGGACTATGACATGTTCGAGGTGTGCTTTGAGAGCAAATCCCAGATGG CAATTGGGAGGGTTCCTGATCAGCTGATCAACCTGGACATGAAACACGGGGTCGAGGCCAAGAACTACGAGGAG ATTGCGAAGGTGGAGAAGCTGAAGCCTCTGGAGGTGGAGCTGCGGCGGCTCGAGGACCTGTCGGAGTCCATCGTCAACGACTTCGCCTACAtgaagaagagagaggaggagatgaGGGACACGAACG aaTCCACCAACACGCGTGTGCTGTACTTCAGTATTTTCTCCATGTGTTGTCTGATCGGTTTGGCCACGTGGCAGGTGTTCTACCTCCGTCGGTTCTTCAAGGCCAAGAAGCTGATCGAGTAG
- the zc3h14 gene encoding zinc finger CCCH domain-containing protein 14 isoform X2, protein MEIGTEISKKIRAAIKGKLQELGAYVDEELPDYIMVMVANKKSAQQMADDLSLFLGNNTIKFTVWLHGVLDKLRSAAVEPSSFRPQLLHSDSGSSSRDERRVEESRTLAVSSSRSDRLEGRVSSSAHEQHTRLTSAVKPLVEPVSSEAIIDLKPDLDYDLIAMDPVTPAPRLVPERVRPPGVSTNRGSERTTDSYRSTEVSRGHERSTLSYGRSYRDGGGKEELSRKRKAPVASSVVRVHRAHERGEEPEDEEDEDVEDYGLASRVSLPSKPERKPSLPPAKQANKNLILKAISEAQESISKTTTAYTIPQRQTVPVAPQTRCASDEMNRAAIRLVQEHLHALLPQETQPSTHTAQPRSLASRLQLEFPEESAESNSDYELQLLETARIKALDTRSFIVRKPDLEPQPIRTRLGAVTQSEAPPSAPRTVQSREKSEGVGGSSPKFIVTLDGVPSPLASLSEQEMDADDSAPSAAVTSDPPGGRRPRAAVQLDLSADPAPLDGGMEGEEEMEVESVPVKRQKVMERCRFWPACKSGDECVYHHPTTQCKTFPSCVYGEKCLFIHPNCKYDAKCSKADCPYTHVSRRALAPPPRTVPSQSSSVCRFFPHCKKMDCPFYHPKPCRFAAHCKRAGCTFYHPTASVPPRHALKWTKTQTG, encoded by the exons ATGGAAATCGGGACGGAGATAAGTAAAAAGATCAGG GCGGCCATTAAAGGGAAGCTGCAGGAGCTGGGGGCGTATGTGG ACGAGGAGCTTCCAGACTACATCATGGTGATGGTGGCGAATAAGAAAAGCGCTCAGCAGATGGCGGACGATCTGTCGCTGTTTCTGGGAAACAACACCATCAAGTTCACAGTGTG GTTGCACGGAGTCCTGGACAAGCTGAGGTCCGCTGCAGTGG AGCCCTCGTCTTTCCGTCCTCAGCTGCTCCACTCTGACTCCGGCTCTTCCTCTCGAGACGAGCGCAGGGTGGAGGAGTCTCGAACCCTCGCTGTCTCCAGCTCACGATCCGATAGGCTGGAGGGACGGGTCTCTAGCTCCGCCCACGAGCAGCACACAAG GTTGACGtctgctgtgaagcctctggttGAACCCGTTTCCTCTGAAGCCATCATCGACCTGAAGCCGGACCTGGACTACGACCTCATCGCCATGGACCCCGTGACCCCGGCCCCTCGCCTCGTCCCAGAGAGGGTGCGGCCTCCCGGGGTATCGACCAATCGCGGCTCTGAACGGACCACGGACAGCTACAGGTCGACAGAGGTCAGCCGAGGTCACGAGAGGTCAACTCTGTCATACGGGCGGAGCTACAGAGACGGGGGCGGCAAG GAGGAGTTGTCTCGTAAGCGGAAGGCTCCCGTGGCCAGTTCCGTGGTCCGAGTTCACCGAGCTCACGAGCGAGGCGAGGAGCCGGAGGACGAGGAGGACGAGGATGTGGAAGACTACGGCCTGGCCAGCAGAGTCTCCCTGCCGTCCAAACCCGAGCGCAA ACCGTCTCTGCCTCCAGCGAAGCAGGCGAATAAAAATCTTATCCTCAAAGCCATCTCTGAGGCGCAGGAGTCCATCAGCAAGACCACCACTGCTTACacga ttCCTCAGAGACAGACGGTTCCGGTGGCTCCTCAGACACGCTGTGCGAGTGATGAGATGAACAGAGCTGCGATCCGATTGGTTCAGGAGCATCTCCACGCCCTCCTCCCTCAGGAAACTCaacccagcacacacacag CTCAGCCTCGCTCTCTGGCGTCTCGGCTCCAGCTGGAGTTCCCTGAGGAGAGCGCGGAGTCGAACAGTGATTACG AGCTGCAGCTGTTGGAGACGGCGAGGATCAAGGCCCTGGACACGCGCTCCTTCATCGTCAGGAAACCAGATCTCGagcctcagccaatcagaacacggCTGGGGGCTGTCACTCAGAGCGAGGCTCCGCCCAGCGCTCCACGCACAGTTCAGAGCAG ggagaAGTCTGAAGGAGTGGGAGGCTCTAGTCCGAAGTTTATCGTGACGCTGGATGGCGTACCGAGTCCTTTGGCCAGTTTATCCGAGCAGGAAATGGATGCTGATGACTCCGCCCCCAGTGCCGCTGTGACCTCTGACCCTCCGGGGGGGCGCAGGCCCAGAGCGGCGGTGCAGCTCGACCTCAGCGCGGACCCCGCGCCCCTCG atggagggatggagggggaggaggagatggaggtggAATCTGTTCCGGTGAAACGACAGAAGGTTATGGAGAGATGCAGGTTTTGGCCGGCGTGCAAGAGCGGAGACGAGTGTGTTTACCATCACCCCACAACACAGTGCaa gacGTTTCCGAGCTGTGTGTACGGAGAGAAGTGTCTGTTCATCCACCCGAACTGTAAATACGATGCGAAGTGCTCTAAAGCCGACTGTCCGTACACACACGTCAGCAGGAGAGCcctggccccgccccctcgcaCAG TAccgtctcagtccagcagtgtgtgCCGTTTCTTTCCTCACTGTAAAAAGATGGACTGTCCCTTCTATCACCCCAAA ccGTGTCGCTTCGCAGCTCACTGTAAAAGAGCAGGATGCACCTTCTACCACCCGACAGCGTCTGTACCTCCCAGACACGCGTTAAAGTGGACCAAGACACagacagg GTGA